A stretch of Geotrypetes seraphini chromosome 2, aGeoSer1.1, whole genome shotgun sequence DNA encodes these proteins:
- the LOC117354649 gene encoding gastrula zinc finger protein XlCGF26.1-like produces the protein MRNTFCFYPADHQIQREWKREKNQGEDPVEMEQIQTQSENVCENNSQGTEKINTKNYKQESKEQRNPAEDLMDGVTNCERNDRELSNILEGHRHLGERPFQINSSDIVTYEFHYGKKKGKKHQKEFSRISSKRGISFICPKCNKSFLLFSELQMHTMNHKNKKPFTCPECNRSFINLSHLNVHQRIHTGDKPYTCTECNKSFTRLSVLKRHQVIHTGYKPFICTECNKSFTRLSTLKIHQQTHTAVKPFKCTECNKSFAWLSYLKIHQRIHTAVKPFTCIECNKSFTRLSSLKIHQNIHTGHKPFTCTECNKSFIQLSGLKFHQRIHTGDKPFTCTECNKSFTRLSSLQIHQRIHTGQKPFICTECNKSFIQLSGLKFHQRIHTGDKPFTCTECNKSFNWLSALKSHQRIHTGQKPFTCTECNKSFNRLSTLKTHQRIHIGHKPFTCTECNKSFKWLSALKRHQRIHTGHKPFTYPVCNKSFNQL, from the coding sequence ATGAGAAATACCTTCTGTTTCTATCCAGCAGATCATCAGATCCAACGCGaatggaagagagaaaagaatcaAGGAGAAGATCCGGTAGAAATGGAACAAATCCAAACCCAGTCAGAAAATGTCTGTGAGAATAATTCCCAAGGAACTGAGAAGATTAACACAAAGAATTATAAGCAAGAATCAAAGGAACAGAGAAACCCTGCAGAAGACTTGATGGATGGAGTCACTAATTGTGAGAGAAATGACAGGGAGCTCAGTAACATCCTTGAGGGCCATAGACACCTAGGAGAGAGACCCTTCCAAATTAATAGTAGTGATATAGTGACTTATGAATTCCACTATggtaagaaaaaagggaaaaaacatcaaaaagaattTTCACGTATTTCATCTAAGAGGGGCATCAGCTTTATTTGTCCGAAATGTAATAAGAGTTTCCTATTGTTTTCAGAACTCCAAATGCACACAATGAATCATAAAAATAAGAAACCATTTACCTGTCCTGAGTGTAATAGAAGCTTCATTAATCTTTCACATCTAAAtgttcaccagaggatccacactgGAGATAAACCATATACGtgcactgagtgtaataaaagcttcactcgactTTCAGTTCTTAAAAGACATCAAGTGATCCACACAGGTTACAAACCATttatatgtactgagtgtaataaaagcttcactcggctttcaactCTAAAAATCCACCAACAGACTCACACAGCAGTCAAACCATTtaaatgtactgagtgtaataaaagcttcgctTGGCTTTCATATCTAAAAATACACCAAAGAATTCACACAGCagtcaaaccatttacatgtattgagtgtaataaaagcttcacacgGCTTTCATCTCTAAAAATACACCAAAATATTCACACAggtcacaaaccatttacatgtactgagtgtaataaaagtttcattCAGCTTTCAGGCCTAAAatttcaccagaggatccacacaggagacaaaccattcacgtgtactgaatgtaataaaagcttcactcggctttcgtCTCTACAAATACACCAAAGAATTCACACAGGTCAGAAACCGTttatatgtactgagtgtaataaaagtttcattCAGCTTTCAGGCCTAAAatttcaccagaggatccacacaggagacaaaccatttacatgtactgagtgtaataaaagcttcaattggctttcagctctaaaaagcCACCAAAGAATTCATACAGGtcagaaaccatttacatgtactgagtgtaataaaagcttcaatcgACTTTCAACTTTAAAAACACACCAAAGGATTCACATAGGTCACAAAccgtttacatgtactgagtgtaataaaagcttcaaatggctttcagctctaaaaagacACCAACGGATTCACACAGGTCACAAGCCGTTTACATATCctgtgtgtaataaaagcttcaatcagctttaa